One Mobula birostris isolate sMobBir1 chromosome 4, sMobBir1.hap1, whole genome shotgun sequence DNA window includes the following coding sequences:
- the LOC140196975 gene encoding extracellular calcium-sensing receptor-like produces MIFAIEEINQNENLLPGITLGYKIYDDCSSPAIASKRALALINGEDESIEYLHCRGSSNVAAIVGCDMSTNSMVTARTMRSFAVPLVCQYSTCSCLSDKREYPTFFRTIPGDQYQSKLLAELVRIFGWTWIGAIRSNTDYGNFGMREFLEHVEKIGICIAYSESFYRTDSPEKINKVVQVIKQASTKVVVAFVHAGDMRLLLNEIWRQNVTGIQWIGSESWVTRNLLPPEQRAIYLTGTIGPATRRTEIDNLRDHLHRVHPSHFPDNNLVAEFWENLFSCSFSTSPNNFSRPVRQCTGKEQMEGRENSYLPAIMDGSSYHVYKAVYSIAHALHDLLTCVDGDGPFMNNTCANIVNFEPWQLLHYLRTVNFTAKTGETVYFDENGDPVPRYEFVNLQKNFKGSVDIVNVGYYDGTAPSGRKIMLNIEEIMWSTSGNTLPRAVCSESCPPGTRKVSRKGQPICCFNCAECADGEITNITDSTDCIKCPSEYWSNEAKTQCVLKKVEFLSFGEVLGFVLVTLVLMGVCFTLATVAIFFRFRETPVVKANNSELSFLLLFALLLCFLCSLAFVGQPSDWSCMLRRTAFGVVFVLCISCILGKTVLVVVAFKATLPNSSVMNCFGPSQQRLGVFMLTLLQGLVCVVWLSVSPPYPLRNMSHYRDTVILECNMGSLIAFYLASAYISLLSIVCLVLAFLARKLPDSFNDAKYITFSMLIFCVVWITFIPAYVSSPGKYTVAVEVFAIWASSFGLLVCIFAPKCYIILLKPEINTEKHIMAKGNSL; encoded by the exons ATGATATTTGCCATTGAAGAAATAAACCAGAATGAGAATCTCCTCCCAGGGATCACACTCGGGTATAAGATCTACGATGACTGCTCATCCCCCGCGATCGCCTCGAAAAGAGCACTGGCTTTGATCAACGGGGAGGACGAATCAATTGAATATCTTCATTGTAGAGGTTCCTCCAACGTCGCTGCCATTGTTGGCTGCGATATGTCTACAAATTCCATGGTAACGGCAAGGACAATGAGATCCTTCGCGGTTCCGCTGGTATGTCAA TACTCCACCTGCTCCTGCCTCAGCGACAAAAGAGAATACCCGACCTTTTTTAGAACTATCCCCGGCGACCAATACCAGTCCAAACTCCTCGCTGAGCTGGTGAGAATCTTTGGCTGGACATGGATCGGAGCTATTAGAAGTAACACCGATTATGGTAATTTTGGAATGCGAGAATTCCTGGAACATGTGGAAAAGATTGGGATTTGCATTGCCTACTCTGAGTCATTTTACAGAACCGACTCGCCAGAGAAAATCAATAAAGTTGTTCAAGTGATTAAACAGGCGTCTACTAAGGTGGTAGTAGCCTTTGTTCACGCTGGTGATATGCGACTTTTATTGAATGAGATTTGGCGACAAAATGTAACGGGTATACAATGGATTGGAAGTGAGTCTTGGGTGACAAGAAATCTTCTCCCACCGGAACAAAGGGCGATTTATCTCACCGGGACAATTGGTCCAGCCACCCGGAGGACAGAGATAGATAATCTCAGAGATCATCTTCATCGTGTCCATCCTTCCCACTTTCCTGACAATAACTTAGTAGCGGAGTTTTGGGAAAATCTGTTTAGTTGCTCTTTTAGCACAAGCCCGAATAACTTTTCACGTCCTGTGCGGCAATGCACGGGAAAGGAACAGATGGAAGGCAGGGAGAATAGCTACCTTCCGGCCATAATGGACGGGAGTTCATACCACGTGTATAAAGCAGTCTACTCCATCGCTCACGCCCTGCATGATCTTTTAACCTGTGTCGACGGAGATGGACCCTTTATGAATAACACATGCGCGAATATTGTAAATTTCGAGCCTTGGCAG TTGCTGCACTACCTCCGCACAGTAAATTTCACAGCGAAGACTGGAGAAACCGTGTATTTCGATGAAAATGGTGACCCGGTACCCAGATACGAATTCGTGAACTTACAAAAGAATTTCAAGGGCAGCGTCGACATTGTAAACGTCGGATATTATGACGGCACGGCTCCATCTGGGCGCAAAATAATGCTTAATATCGAGGAAATCATGTGGAGCACGAGCGGAAATACG CTACCACGAGCGGTTTGCTCTGAATCCTGTCCTCCTGGAACAAGGAAAGTCAGCCGGAAAGGGCAGCCGATATGTTGTTTTAACTGTGCAGAGTGCGCCGATGGCGAGATCACCAACATCACTG ACTCCACCGATTGCATCAAATGTCCGTCGGAATATTGGTCCAATGAGGCAAAGACCCAATGTGTTCTCAAGAAGGTTGAGTTCCTATCTTTTGGAGAAGTTTTGGGGTTTGTATTAGTGACGCTTGTTCTAATGGGAGTCTGTTTTACATTGGCCACCGTTGCCATTTTCTTCCGGTTTCGGGAGACTCCCGTGGTTAAAGCAAATAACTCTGAACTCAGTTTCTTGCTGTTATTCGCCCTTCTGCTTTGCTTCCTTTGTTCTCTTGCCTTCGTTGGACAACCTTCTGACTGGTCTTGCATGTTGCGCCGCACTGCTTTCGGTGTTGTGTTCGTTCTCTGCATTTCCTGCATCTTGGGCAAAACCGTTCTTGTCGTTGTTGCTTTCAAAGCAACTCTACCCAACAGCAGCGTGATGAACTGCTTCGGACCCTCTCAGCAACGTTTAGGCGTCTTCATGCTTACACTTTTACAAGGTTTAGTTTGCGTTGTATGGCTGAGTGTGTCCCCTCCTTACCCACTGAGAAACATGAGCCATTACCGAGATACTGTTATTCTGGAATGTAACATGGGCTCATTGATCGCCTTTTACTTGGCGTCGGCCTATATTTCTCTGTTGTCCATTGTGTGTTTAGTGCTTGCATTCCTTGCCCGGAAACTCCCGGACAGTTTCAACGATGCCAAGTATATCACCTTCAGCATGCTGATCTTTTGCGTTGTGTGGATAACATTTATTCCAGCCTACGTTAGCTCTCCGGGAAAGTACACAGTGGCTGTAGAAGTGTTCGCGATTTGGGCATCAAGCTTCGGTCTGCTCGTCTGTATTTTTGCACCGAAGTGCTACATTATCTTACTGAAACCGGAGATTAACACAGAAAAACATATCATGGCGAAAGGGAATTCACTGTAA